In a single window of the Raphanus sativus cultivar WK10039 chromosome 9, ASM80110v3, whole genome shotgun sequence genome:
- the LOC108825013 gene encoding GRR1-like protein 1, which produces MASVSLLFVTLLSVTLYINIKSFILWDQSQTFLPSLSDSVLMDRRFPFKVLEHIFSFVDSNEDRNSVSLVCKSWFETERRTRKRVFVGNCYAVSPLKVARRFPKMRSLTLKGKPHFADYNLVPDGWGGYAWPWIEAMAARRPLLEEIRLKRMVVTDECLEKIAASFRDFKSLVLTSCEGFSTDGIAAIASTCRKLRNLELRECIVDDLGGDWLSYFPETSTSLVSLDFSCLDSEVKLSDLERLLSRSPNLKSLKLNRSVTLDVLESLLRRAPQLVELGTGSFSDELDPEEISKLTKALSELKQLKSLSGLWDLLPEYIPVLYSVCPRLTSLNLSYATVQMPDLIDLLSRCSKLQKLWVMDLIEDKGLKTVALCCKELRELRVFPSGADLDETDVTLTEQGLVSVSEGCQKLESVLYFCVQFTNAALVSIAKNRPNFRCFRLCVMEPFAPDYRTQQPLDEGFKAIVERCKDLRRLSVSGLLTDKAFEYIGVHAKKLRMLSIAFAGDSDLMLHHLLSGCESLKKLEIRDCPFGDTALLENAAKLETMRSLWMSSCFVSFGACKQLSQKMPRLNVEVIDEHPPKTRPDSSPVERIYIYRTVAGPRLDTPEFVWTIHKKPEVGVSRLAIR; this is translated from the exons ATGGCCTctgtctctcttctctttgtcaCACTACTCTCTGTCACGctttatataaatatcaaaagttTCATTCTTTGGGATCAATCTCAAACCTTTCTTCCCTCTCTCTCTGACTCTGTTCTGATGGATCGTCGATTCCCATTTAAGGTTCTCGAGCATATCTTCTCCTTCGTTGATTCTAACGAGGACCGGAACTCTGTTTCTCTGGTCTGCAAGTCATGGTTCGAGACAGAGAGGCGAACTAGGAAACGTGTCTTTGTCGGAAACTGTTACGCGGTTAGTCCTCTGAAGGTTGCACGGCGGTTCCCAAAGATGAGGTCTCTGACTCTGAAAGGGAAGCCACACTTCGCCGACTACAACTTGGTTCCTGACGGTTGGGGTGGCTATGCTTGGCCGTGGATTGAAGCTATGGCGGCGAGAAGACCGTTGCTTGAAGAGATCAGGTTGAAGAGAATGGTGGTGACTGATGAGTGCTTGGAGAAGATCGCTGCTTCGTTTAGAGACTTTAAATCCCTTGTCTTGACTTCTTGTGAGGGTTTCTCCACTGATGGTATTGCAGCCATTGCATCAACTTGCAG AAAACTGAGAAACCTGGAACTGCGAGAGTGCATAGTCGATGACCTAGGAGGAGACTGGCTTAGCTACTTCCCTGAAACTTCGACTTCTCTTGTCTCTCTAGACTTCTCTTGTTTAGACTCAGAGGTTAAACTCTCGGACTTGGAGCGTCTCCTGAGCAGGTCTCCAAACCTCAAGTCTCTAAAGCTGAACCGGTCCGTGACACTAGACGTTCTCGAGAGCTTGCTTCGTCGAGCTCCGCAGCTGGTTGAGCTTGGCACAGGATCTTTCTCAGATGAGCTGGATCCAGAAGAGATTTCAAAGTTAACAAAAGCTTTGTCAGAGTTGAAACAACTTAAGAGCTTATCTGGTCTTTGGGATCTCCTCCCTGAGTATATTCCAGTTCTTTACTCTGTTTGTCCTCGTCTTACTTCGTTGAACTTGAGCTATGCTACTGTCCAAATGCCTGACCTTATCGATCTTCTTAGTCGATGCTCGAAATTGCAGAAGCTATGG GTAATGGACTTGATAGAGGACAAAGGTCTCAAAACCGTTGCCTTGTGCTGCAAGGAACTGCGGGAACTAAGGGTGTTCCCATCAGGAGCAGATCTAGATGAAACAGACGTGACTCTCACGGAACAAGGTCTGGTCTCTGTGTCTGAGGGCTGTCAAAAGCTTGAGTCTGTTCTCTACTTCTGCGTCCAGTTTACAAACGCAGCTTTGGTTTCCATTGCAAAGAACCGTCCAAATTTCAGATGCTTCCGTCTCTGCGTGATGGAGCCGTTTGCTCCTGACTACAGAACACAGCAGCCACTTGACGAAGGATTCAAAGCCATAGTTGAGAGATGCAAGGATCTTCGAAGACTCTCTGTCTCTGGTCTCCTCACTGACAAGGCCTTTGAATACATTGGAGTACACGCCAAGAAGCTAAGGATGCTGTCGATAGCATTTGCTGGAGACAGTGATTTGATGCTACACCACTTGTTGTCTGGATGTGAGAGTTTAAAGAAGCTGGAGATAAGAGATTGCCCCTTTGGAGACACTGCGCTGCTCGAGAACGCCGCTAAACTTGAAACCATGCGATCCCTTTGGATGTCTTCTTGCTTTGTGAGTTTTGGTGCTTGCAAGCAATTGAGTCAAAAGATGCCAAGGCTAAATGTTGAAGTCATTGATGAGCATCCTCCAAAGACAAGACCTGATAGCTCTCCTGTTGAGaggatatacatatatagaacAGT